In one window of Leptospira sp. WS92.C1 DNA:
- the sucD gene encoding succinate--CoA ligase subunit alpha, whose protein sequence is MAVLVDENTKVVVQGITGKEGSFHATQMLAYGTKVVAGVTPGKGGSKWEDKVPVFNTIQDSVKNEGVNAAVIFVPPAFAADAIIEGILAELPLVICITEGIPTHDMLKVYSVLRNSKTRLVGPNCPGVITPRAKQKLGIMPGFIHSPGSVGIVSRSGTLTYESVAQITKQGLGQSTCIGIGGDPVPGMNHTEAIKLLNEDPETKGIVMIGEIGGTSEEEAAEYIKNYVKKPVVGFIAGQTAPPGKRMGHAGAIISGGLGTASSKMKAMQEAGIQVCQSIAEVGEKMKKALG, encoded by the coding sequence ATGGCAGTATTAGTTGATGAAAATACAAAGGTTGTAGTTCAAGGAATCACCGGTAAGGAAGGTTCCTTTCACGCAACTCAAATGCTTGCTTACGGGACCAAAGTGGTTGCCGGAGTTACCCCTGGAAAAGGCGGAAGCAAATGGGAAGACAAGGTTCCCGTTTTTAACACGATTCAGGATTCCGTAAAGAATGAAGGCGTGAACGCGGCGGTGATCTTTGTTCCTCCCGCATTTGCGGCGGATGCGATCATCGAAGGAATTCTTGCAGAACTTCCTCTCGTGATCTGTATCACGGAAGGAATTCCGACCCACGATATGCTCAAGGTTTACAGCGTTTTAAGAAATTCTAAAACCAGACTTGTGGGCCCAAACTGTCCCGGAGTGATCACCCCTCGTGCAAAACAAAAACTAGGAATTATGCCGGGTTTTATTCATAGCCCCGGATCCGTGGGAATCGTTTCCCGTTCCGGAACCCTGACTTATGAATCCGTGGCTCAGATCACAAAACAAGGTCTCGGACAATCCACTTGTATCGGAATCGGGGGAGACCCAGTTCCCGGTATGAATCACACCGAAGCGATCAAATTGTTAAACGAAGATCCTGAAACCAAGGGAATCGTAATGATTGGAGAAATCGGCGGAACTTCCGAAGAAGAAGCTGCGGAATACATCAAAAACTACGTGAAAAAGCCGGTGGTCGGTTTTATCGCGGGTCAAACCGCTCCTCCCGGCAAAAGAATGGGGCACGCAGGCGCGATCATCAGCGGAGGGCTGGGAACGGCTTCTTCTAAAATGAAAGCGATGCAGGAAGCGGGCATTCAAGTTTGCCAATCGATCGCGGAAGTTGGAGAAAAAATGAAGAAGGCTCTGGGATAA
- a CDS encoding TolC family protein produces the protein MEIKFKNWKQSVLKNLSVARILSGSFVLLLSLSLHAEGTTLKLSTEETVKRALESNYILQNLRYELAKSDTNFLKNESKYSWRVVADGRSSQSILPFNQANLLSGTKISDDTLKGGIEKTLQTTGTYFKMEAGSRRFDSNAFENAATTPAGFTALGIPPLYTGFVRATISQDLLKNSFGYKGRNEVKILESQAEIAKNQVSQQISGVIVDSLVDFWDYSIKTQAVKTYKQLVENTQNIRNLTIRKQGLGLSEGFEVNQWNALLAQAQNQLEIAQVQKEESKRKLVRSLKIPEGTTLSEETNLLEELLEKPNYTKDLEYAYKHRADFINMLKQKEIAEAALKNANNDRLPTLTLSGTGASQAQNVISPQDNYNNPDHGITTAKYKEWTGQLNFVYPLADKGIYAGVRDANITMRQAALKEEDLKNEVRDDVKTRIEALEASYRIYKNNITTERETQNYYNGVLRSFRQGRADAVSVKNALDTHVQDQLRLTQARVNFNIDLLRYYLSKNALLERFQVDRDKLIPNLD, from the coding sequence ATGGAAATCAAATTCAAAAATTGGAAACAATCGGTTCTGAAAAATCTAAGCGTCGCTCGGATTTTATCCGGAAGTTTCGTTCTTCTTCTGTCACTCTCTCTCCACGCGGAGGGTACCACACTCAAACTCTCAACCGAAGAGACCGTCAAAAGAGCTCTGGAAAGCAATTACATTCTACAAAATCTTCGTTACGAGCTGGCCAAATCGGATACGAACTTTCTCAAAAACGAATCGAAATATTCTTGGAGAGTGGTAGCGGACGGAAGATCCAGTCAGTCGATCCTACCTTTCAACCAAGCCAATCTTCTTTCGGGAACCAAGATCTCGGACGACACCCTCAAGGGTGGGATCGAGAAAACTTTGCAAACGACCGGAACGTATTTTAAAATGGAAGCGGGAAGCAGAAGATTCGACTCGAACGCATTTGAAAACGCGGCCACCACCCCCGCCGGATTTACCGCATTAGGAATCCCTCCTCTCTATACCGGATTTGTAAGAGCGACGATCAGCCAGGATCTTTTGAAAAATTCATTTGGTTACAAGGGGAGAAACGAAGTTAAAATTTTAGAATCCCAAGCCGAGATCGCAAAAAATCAGGTTTCTCAGCAGATCTCGGGAGTGATTGTGGATTCTCTTGTGGACTTTTGGGATTATTCCATCAAAACCCAGGCCGTTAAAACTTATAAACAATTAGTAGAAAATACGCAAAATATCCGCAATCTTACCATCCGTAAACAGGGACTCGGACTTTCCGAAGGTTTCGAAGTCAATCAGTGGAACGCTCTTTTAGCCCAAGCGCAAAATCAGTTGGAGATCGCCCAGGTTCAAAAAGAAGAATCCAAACGGAAACTCGTTCGTTCTCTGAAAATTCCGGAGGGAACGACCCTTTCCGAAGAGACCAATCTTTTGGAAGAACTTTTGGAAAAGCCGAATTATACAAAAGATTTGGAATACGCATACAAACACAGAGCGGACTTTATCAACATGCTCAAACAAAAAGAGATCGCAGAAGCGGCTCTGAAAAACGCCAACAATGATCGTCTTCCGACCCTGACCCTCTCCGGAACCGGTGCAAGCCAGGCTCAGAACGTCATTTCACCGCAAGACAATTATAACAATCCGGATCACGGAATCACAACCGCAAAGTATAAAGAATGGACCGGACAATTGAACTTTGTCTATCCTCTGGCAGACAAGGGGATTTACGCCGGCGTGAGAGACGCAAACATCACGATGCGCCAAGCGGCTCTCAAAGAAGAGGACCTCAAAAACGAAGTCAGAGACGACGTAAAAACACGCATCGAAGCGCTCGAAGCGAGTTATAGAATTTATAAAAATAATATCACTACGGAAAGAGAAACTCAAAACTATTACAACGGTGTTTTGAGAAGTTTCCGTCAAGGTAGAGCGGATGCGGTTTCCGTGAAGAATGCGTTAGACACACACGTGCAAGATCAACTCAGACTAACTCAAGCAAGAGTGAACTTTAACATCGATCTTTTGCGTTACTATTTGTCTAAGAATGCGCTACTCGAACGCTTTCAAGTGGATCGAGACAAACTGATTCCCAACTTAGATTAA
- a CDS encoding SH3 domain-containing protein — MRKSFFVFLGLFFLSILLGFLVWKFLTRKTDSVYKNFSKENWEDVVLEVLKKKDPDLEDYSYASMALAEFNSDLLTIPSEKKEKVVQKFSEKSGLKFAKREVSGRTLFSFEDRFYSFLPDGSFLKTRALCKKLTLGAEYETPDILSRYLIKLISSNPLPHYHEYNQALLKSLASGSAKELDESGRSKLSRLLEYFSGREDSPFSSSKAEIEGKNLNVRTGPGTENPIAFQFKGGEIVFILDRDSRTETISGKRGNWNQVLDLRKGSVGWIFSGFLKNKTSDTTLAREMEESFRALDRSPVWDFETWKETSAPFGFQGEYHPTEKIALDGDTGIVLHSSKNKYDLICRSVEEPFRDLEFYISFLGGDEPLPILSLFAGSPGDLIKAFEISMDKESISINRNRYITGDNFSKKRFRLNIQNTASGFSGGLILGEKRVLADIDSLDEIDTSIGIRWKLCLPMARENGDSSASVFQFKFIP, encoded by the coding sequence TTGAGAAAGAGTTTTTTTGTTTTCCTAGGCCTGTTCTTTCTTTCCATTCTACTCGGCTTTCTTGTCTGGAAATTTCTGACTCGCAAAACCGATTCGGTCTACAAAAATTTCTCAAAAGAAAATTGGGAAGACGTAGTCCTGGAAGTTCTGAAAAAAAAAGATCCCGATCTGGAAGATTATTCGTATGCCTCCATGGCCTTGGCGGAATTCAATTCCGATCTGCTTACGATTCCTTCCGAAAAAAAGGAAAAGGTCGTTCAGAAGTTTTCCGAAAAATCGGGACTCAAATTCGCAAAACGCGAAGTTTCCGGAAGAACGTTATTCTCCTTTGAAGATCGTTTTTATTCCTTTCTTCCAGACGGATCCTTTCTCAAAACGAGAGCCCTCTGCAAAAAATTGACACTCGGTGCCGAATACGAGACTCCGGATATCCTCTCCCGTTATCTGATCAAACTCATTTCCTCGAACCCGCTTCCTCATTATCACGAATACAACCAGGCACTTCTGAAATCTCTCGCTTCGGGTTCCGCGAAAGAATTGGACGAATCGGGAAGATCCAAATTGTCCCGTCTGCTCGAATACTTTTCGGGAAGAGAGGACTCCCCGTTTAGCAGTAGTAAGGCGGAAATCGAAGGCAAAAATCTCAACGTAAGAACCGGTCCCGGAACCGAAAACCCGATCGCGTTTCAGTTTAAGGGAGGAGAAATCGTATTTATCCTAGATCGCGATTCGCGCACGGAAACCATCTCGGGCAAACGGGGAAACTGGAATCAGGTTTTGGATCTGAGAAAAGGATCCGTGGGCTGGATTTTTTCGGGCTTTCTCAAAAATAAAACTTCCGATACGACCCTCGCAAGGGAAATGGAAGAATCCTTTCGCGCCTTGGATAGGTCTCCCGTTTGGGATTTCGAAACCTGGAAAGAAACCTCGGCGCCTTTCGGATTTCAAGGGGAATACCATCCCACCGAAAAGATCGCTCTGGATGGAGACACCGGGATCGTATTGCATTCCTCCAAAAACAAATACGATCTGATCTGTCGCTCGGTGGAAGAACCCTTCCGAGATCTTGAATTTTATATTTCGTTTTTAGGCGGAGATGAACCGCTACCGATCCTCAGTCTATTTGCGGGTTCGCCCGGTGATCTGATCAAAGCGTTCGAGATTTCAATGGACAAAGAAAGCATTTCCATCAATCGGAATCGTTATATCACCGGTGATAACTTTTCTAAAAAAAGATTCCGTCTAAACATACAAAACACCGCCTCCGGTTTTAGCGGAGGCCTGATCCTTGGTGAAAAACGGGTTCTTGCAGATATCGATTCATTAGACGAAATCGATACAAGTATTGGAATCAGATGGAAACTTTGTCTCCCGATGGCGAGGGAAAACGGCGATTCGAGCGCGAGCGTGTTTCAGTTTAAATTCATTCCATAA
- a CDS encoding FmdB family zinc ribbon protein, which translates to MPTYDYKCKACGQIFEHFHSMKDDPIKDCLLCGKKGEVDRMISNGSGIIFKGTGFYVTDYKKGGSGESSGSAASSSPASE; encoded by the coding sequence ATGCCTACTTATGACTACAAATGTAAAGCCTGTGGCCAAATTTTTGAACACTTTCATTCGATGAAAGACGATCCGATCAAAGACTGTCTCCTCTGCGGTAAAAAAGGAGAAGTCGACAGAATGATTTCCAACGGTTCCGGAATTATTTTTAAAGGCACCGGTTTTTACGTGACCGATTACAAAAAGGGCGGCTCGGGAGAATCTTCCGGATCCGCGGCCTCTTCAAGCCCCGCTTCGGAATAA
- a CDS encoding LpxI family protein, whose product MGRLGILAGAGELPHIGMKEALSAGEDPIFLSIIESEFQVGEYANRNLPIHIVKIGALMKLCKQHNIDRLLLLGKVKKEIIFKNLKFDLKAISLLARMINKHDYSIFKTVSDEFAKEKITIISQKTYLKSLFLPEGRYTKKSLSKKELEDVSFGMEYAEKMAGLDVGQTVVVLDKSVLAVEAVEGTDLAIRRGGSYAKKGKAIVCKSSKLQQDPRFDLPTVGEETLKIMYENNCGTLALRTGETIIVHPKEFINLAEKLKIHILSIGSGNLTKINSTTKKIK is encoded by the coding sequence TTGGGAAGATTAGGAATTCTTGCAGGAGCGGGAGAACTGCCCCATATCGGAATGAAAGAGGCTCTTTCCGCCGGGGAAGACCCGATCTTTCTTTCCATCATCGAGTCCGAGTTTCAAGTGGGAGAATACGCAAACCGCAATCTCCCGATTCATATCGTAAAAATCGGAGCCTTGATGAAACTATGCAAACAACATAACATCGATCGTCTTTTGCTTCTTGGTAAGGTCAAAAAAGAAATCATCTTTAAAAATCTAAAATTCGATCTCAAGGCGATCAGTCTTCTTGCGAGAATGATCAACAAACACGATTATTCCATCTTCAAAACGGTTTCGGACGAATTTGCAAAAGAAAAAATCACTATCATCTCCCAAAAGACGTATCTAAAATCGTTGTTTTTACCCGAAGGAAGATACACAAAAAAATCCCTGAGTAAAAAGGAACTGGAAGACGTGTCTTTTGGAATGGAATACGCTGAAAAGATGGCGGGTTTGGACGTGGGTCAGACCGTGGTTGTCTTGGACAAATCGGTTCTCGCGGTCGAAGCCGTCGAAGGAACGGATCTTGCGATTCGTAGAGGCGGCTCTTATGCAAAAAAGGGAAAGGCGATTGTCTGCAAAAGCTCCAAACTTCAGCAAGATCCTCGTTTCGATCTTCCCACCGTCGGAGAGGAAACGCTGAAAATCATGTACGAAAACAACTGTGGAACCCTGGCCCTAAGAACCGGAGAGACCATCATCGTTCATCCCAAAGAATTTATTAACCTTGCAGAAAAACTGAAAATTCACATCTTGAGCATCGGCAGTGGCAACCTTACGAAAATCAACTCTACAACCAAAAAAATCAAATAG
- the lpxB gene encoding lipid-A-disaccharide synthase translates to MATLRKSTLQPKKSNSLPASKREISTSKKEGPKILMLAGEHSGDLLGGELIRELKKNFPDLKTFGVGGEKMIEEGFSSIESMEELSIIGFSAILFKYRFLKALIGRLLDEAVSRNCTHAILIDYPGFNLRLAKELKKLGITVIFYVSPQLWAWKFNRIYGIRETIDLMLVLFPFEKEIYDQYGVPCEFVGHPLAIRLREKIRKEALLAEPEEKVHHHATITLMPGSRSGEIRRILSDLLETAGKLCEHYESEKKKIRFLLPNINQKEELYILEQIELSKTKYPNLKIEYLFDRSLRAIDASDLVLVTSGTATLEVAYFEKPMVILYKVSMFTYVIGSLFIKTPYIGLVNILSGKEICKEMVQAECTPVHIVEESLNLLENKKYRNKAIEDIRKVKESLGSENSSKHAAREITKLIKGTYKKPGGISSEKIQAALF, encoded by the coding sequence GTGGCAACCTTACGAAAATCAACTCTACAACCAAAAAAATCAAATAGCCTCCCCGCGTCCAAACGGGAAATCTCCACGTCGAAAAAAGAAGGTCCGAAAATTCTAATGTTAGCCGGAGAACATTCCGGAGATCTGTTGGGTGGAGAATTGATTCGAGAACTTAAAAAGAATTTTCCGGATCTCAAAACCTTCGGAGTCGGGGGTGAAAAGATGATCGAAGAAGGTTTTTCCTCCATCGAGTCCATGGAAGAACTTTCGATCATAGGATTTTCGGCGATTCTATTCAAGTATCGCTTTTTAAAAGCGTTGATTGGAAGACTTCTCGACGAAGCCGTTTCCAGAAATTGCACACACGCGATCCTAATCGACTACCCCGGTTTCAATCTCAGACTCGCAAAGGAACTGAAGAAGTTGGGAATCACTGTGATCTTTTATGTTTCCCCTCAACTCTGGGCATGGAAATTCAATCGAATTTACGGAATCCGGGAAACCATCGATCTCATGCTCGTCTTGTTTCCTTTTGAAAAAGAAATTTATGATCAATACGGAGTTCCTTGCGAATTTGTAGGTCATCCCCTTGCGATCCGTCTTCGAGAAAAAATTCGTAAGGAAGCGTTGCTCGCGGAACCGGAAGAAAAAGTCCACCATCACGCGACGATCACACTCATGCCCGGGTCCAGAAGCGGGGAGATTCGAAGAATTTTAAGCGATCTTTTGGAAACCGCGGGAAAACTTTGCGAACACTACGAATCTGAAAAAAAGAAAATCCGATTTTTATTACCGAACATCAATCAAAAAGAAGAACTGTATATTCTCGAACAGATAGAACTTTCAAAAACCAAATATCCCAATCTTAAAATAGAATATCTCTTCGATCGATCCTTAAGAGCAATCGATGCGTCCGATCTTGTTTTAGTGACATCGGGTACAGCCACCTTGGAAGTGGCTTACTTTGAAAAACCGATGGTAATCTTATATAAGGTCAGCATGTTCACATACGTGATCGGTTCTTTGTTTATCAAAACTCCGTATATAGGACTTGTAAATATTCTTTCCGGAAAAGAAATTTGCAAAGAGATGGTTCAGGCGGAATGTACACCAGTCCATATCGTTGAGGAATCTCTCAATCTTCTCGAAAACAAAAAATATCGTAACAAAGCGATAGAAGACATTCGAAAAGTAAAGGAATCCTTAGGTAGCGAAAATTCCTCTAAACACGCAGCCAGAGAGATTACCAAATTGATCAAAGGAACTTATAAAAAACCGGGAGGTATTTCTTCCGAAAAAATTCAAGCCGCTTTATTCTAA
- a CDS encoding tetratricopeptide repeat protein gives MTFYKHRLALVIILLLSACSSGQKSVDPGVSQESAVRAKIQGIDSQLSVPNLDEKKRSSLLMDKAKLLLQIGSYQEASIVLKDIQSSKEGKAFEHLDHYLGRAYLGINDTENAIVHFRKSESLDKNYESTTRKKMYAKALYQEEKYGLALGILGRASREKDFEKDILFYETVANSFMRIKEFKRCQMVLEEGLQKFPESPVLKEIQEQLSQVLPR, from the coding sequence ATGACTTTTTATAAACATAGATTGGCTCTGGTGATCATTCTTCTTCTTTCCGCATGCTCAAGCGGACAGAAATCCGTAGATCCGGGAGTTTCCCAAGAATCGGCGGTTCGCGCTAAAATTCAGGGAATCGATTCTCAACTCTCCGTTCCTAATTTGGACGAAAAAAAACGTTCCTCTTTACTCATGGACAAAGCAAAGCTGCTCCTACAGATCGGATCGTATCAAGAAGCCTCGATCGTGCTCAAAGATATCCAGAGTTCAAAAGAAGGGAAAGCGTTCGAACATCTGGATCACTATTTAGGCAGGGCGTATCTTGGAATCAACGATACCGAGAACGCCATCGTTCATTTTCGGAAATCCGAATCCTTGGATAAAAATTACGAATCTACCACTCGTAAAAAAATGTATGCAAAGGCGCTTTACCAAGAGGAAAAATACGGTCTCGCTCTCGGTATTTTAGGTCGCGCGTCCAGAGAAAAAGATTTTGAAAAAGACATTCTTTTTTATGAAACCGTAGCCAACAGCTTTATGCGGATTAAGGAATTTAAAAGATGTCAGATGGTTCTGGAAGAAGGACTTCAGAAATTTCCGGAAAGCCCGGTATTGAAGGAAATTCAGGAACAACTTTCTCAGGTTCTTCCAAGATAA
- a CDS encoding ATP-dependent helicase, translated as MKLNPEQEKAVRHVDGPILIFAGAGSGKTRVISNRIVHLIENAGISAGKIVALSFTNKSAREMEERVRKMIPRQKLKGIVLSTFHSLGLNILKKHIGLLGYKHPFLLMNQNDQEGFLTTLLIANKVELKKAKVSEVLGKISRIKNSGQSYREYLDSSLVESDQIANLIFDSYQKSLKEQNSLDFDDLILLPGVLLKEFPEVREEYHKKFQYFMVDEFQDTNQTQYVFLRSLMGENRNLCVVGDDDQSIYAFRGSDLSLILNFEQDFPEANVVRLLENYRSTSVIIQGANSLIKNNLSRRSKELFSSIPGGRKIRYIERMDEKDEASYVIDCIREEMIKEARVGSHIAILFRTNFQTRPFEEELRSRSIPYKLVGGYNFFDRKEVRDMISYIRLIANTRDDASLLRILNYPKRGIGPGSISLIHEKAGQMGESLYEILFRVCESPDFIPGLQKKIQSEVYNFVNLIEKTKKKFSTAPKMYFAFREFIQDVGIEKEILLEEKDEKVAKARSFNLSELVNMISYFEENHDSPEKPTLFDFINRLNLLMEDETPSDEDKEDNRVQLLTIHQSKGLEFDSVYVAGMEEGILPNSRVLTEESSVDEERRLLYVAITRARKHLCLTGAANRRKFGEQMATQASRFLSEIDPETLDWVSNEESRQQETDNFFAELEKLKTGS; from the coding sequence ATGAAGTTAAATCCTGAACAGGAAAAAGCGGTCCGCCACGTAGACGGTCCCATTCTGATTTTTGCCGGAGCCGGTTCCGGCAAAACCCGTGTGATCTCCAACCGAATCGTACATTTGATCGAGAATGCGGGAATTTCTGCGGGTAAAATCGTGGCATTATCCTTTACCAATAAGAGCGCGAGAGAAATGGAAGAGCGCGTCCGGAAAATGATTCCGAGACAGAAGCTCAAGGGAATTGTTCTTTCGACGTTTCACTCGTTGGGTTTGAACATTCTCAAAAAACATATCGGACTTTTGGGTTACAAACATCCGTTTCTTCTGATGAATCAAAATGATCAGGAAGGATTCTTAACTACATTATTGATTGCGAATAAAGTCGAACTCAAAAAAGCAAAGGTCTCCGAAGTCCTCGGAAAAATTTCAAGGATCAAAAATTCGGGGCAGAGTTATAGAGAATATCTGGATTCCTCCTTGGTGGAATCGGATCAGATCGCAAATCTGATCTTTGACAGTTATCAAAAATCCCTCAAAGAACAAAACTCCTTGGACTTCGACGATTTGATTCTTCTTCCGGGAGTTTTACTAAAAGAATTTCCCGAAGTTAGAGAAGAATATCACAAAAAGTTTCAATACTTCATGGTGGACGAGTTTCAAGACACGAACCAAACCCAATACGTATTTTTACGATCCCTCATGGGAGAAAATCGGAATCTCTGCGTGGTGGGAGACGACGATCAATCCATCTACGCATTTCGAGGTTCGGATCTCAGTTTGATCTTAAACTTCGAACAGGATTTTCCGGAAGCAAACGTTGTGCGTCTTTTGGAAAATTACAGATCGACTTCGGTGATCATTCAGGGAGCCAATTCGCTGATCAAAAACAATCTTTCCAGAAGATCCAAAGAACTTTTCTCCTCGATTCCCGGAGGAAGAAAGATCCGCTATATCGAAAGAATGGATGAGAAGGACGAAGCTTCTTACGTGATCGATTGTATCCGCGAAGAGATGATTAAGGAAGCCCGGGTCGGAAGTCATATCGCGATTCTTTTTAGAACCAATTTTCAGACCCGTCCTTTTGAAGAGGAGCTCAGAAGCAGATCCATTCCCTATAAACTCGTGGGCGGATACAATTTTTTTGATCGAAAGGAAGTCCGGGATATGATTTCCTACATTCGATTGATCGCGAATACAAGAGACGACGCGTCTTTATTACGAATTTTGAATTATCCAAAACGGGGAATCGGCCCCGGAAGTATTTCTCTCATCCATGAAAAGGCCGGGCAAATGGGAGAATCGTTATACGAAATTTTATTTCGCGTCTGCGAATCTCCGGACTTTATCCCCGGACTTCAGAAAAAGATCCAATCCGAAGTTTACAATTTTGTAAACCTGATCGAAAAAACCAAAAAGAAGTTTTCGACCGCACCAAAGATGTATTTTGCGTTTCGGGAATTCATCCAAGATGTCGGAATCGAAAAAGAAATTCTTCTGGAGGAAAAAGACGAAAAGGTCGCAAAGGCGCGCTCTTTCAATCTTTCCGAACTCGTAAACATGATTTCCTATTTTGAGGAGAATCACGATTCCCCCGAAAAACCGACCCTTTTTGATTTTATAAACCGGCTGAATCTTCTTATGGAAGATGAGACTCCTTCCGATGAAGATAAGGAGGATAATCGAGTGCAGCTTCTCACGATTCATCAATCCAAGGGTTTGGAATTCGATTCGGTTTATGTCGCGGGAATGGAAGAGGGAATTTTGCCTAACTCTAGGGTTCTGACGGAGGAATCGTCGGTTGACGAGGAAAGGCGATTGCTCTATGTGGCGATCACCCGGGCGAGAAAGCATTTATGCTTGACAGGGGCCGCAAATCGACGCAAATTTGGGGAACAAATGGCTACCCAGGCCTCCCGATTCCTATCCGAGATAGATCCGGAGACGTTAGATTGGGTTTCCAATGAGGAATCCAGACAGCAGGAAACAGACAATTTCTTTGCCGAACTGGAAAAATTGAAAACAGGATCTTAG
- a CDS encoding NUDIX hydrolase — protein MKPFNPEVYDPLFNLWSKSNRKDLISTPIFKVVSWFTESPDKQVSRDFFHLESLDWVNVIAITPENKILLIDQYRHGIHRYSLEIPGGIAEKNTILESAQAELVEETGYVSEEWEYLGKVSGNPAILNNWCHTFLAKNVRKLHDQNLDDSEQIEIFETPLENVPDLIAQNILHHGMMVAALGMYFINNPLQKSK, from the coding sequence ATGAAACCATTTAACCCGGAAGTGTATGACCCCCTCTTCAATCTCTGGTCTAAAAGCAATCGAAAAGACTTAATCTCCACCCCTATCTTCAAAGTGGTTTCCTGGTTCACGGAATCTCCGGACAAACAAGTATCCAGAGATTTCTTTCATCTGGAATCTTTGGACTGGGTCAACGTGATTGCGATCACACCGGAAAACAAAATTCTTCTCATCGATCAATACAGACACGGGATCCACCGTTACAGCTTGGAAATCCCCGGCGGTATCGCGGAAAAAAATACAATCTTAGAATCCGCTCAAGCCGAACTTGTGGAAGAGACCGGTTACGTTTCGGAAGAATGGGAATATCTCGGCAAGGTTTCGGGCAACCCCGCGATCCTGAACAACTGGTGTCATACTTTTTTAGCGAAAAACGTGCGCAAACTTCACGACCAAAATCTGGACGACAGCGAACAAATCGAAATCTTTGAAACTCCTCTGGAAAACGTTCCCGATCTGATCGCTCAAAACATTCTTCATCACGGAATGATGGTCGCCGCTCTGGGAATGTATTTTATCAACAATCCGCTTCAGAAATCAAAATGA
- a CDS encoding MFS transporter encodes MTQTTEKHDPFQALRVADYRSFLLGKFMVTLSISIQTTVVGWQMYHLTGSNLHVGFIGLAEAIPSITMALFSGLIIDSFPRKRIVSSALGLLSICSLLLLILVIPNLNWILRDYGVYPIYAVIFLSGIARGFLNPATAAFQTQLVNKETFPNAATWSGIAWQTSLVLGPLTGGMLIILGLNFAYTADLVLMSSGFILMLLVKSQPVPPKPESSETIWESLSGGWKFVSTHQIILGAISLDLFAVLFGGAVALLPSFTERILGQSPEIFGMLRSAQGAGAVLCALFIAARPPKKHSGWILLICVFGFGICIILFGLSNDYRIAFLCLMAAGAFDMVSVVIRHTIVQMHTPDHMRGRVSAVNHIFIGSSNEIGEFESGVTAEWLGIRRSIVAGGALTLLTVAFVGAIAPRLRKMELKDIM; translated from the coding sequence ATGACTCAAACCACAGAAAAACACGATCCCTTCCAAGCCCTGAGAGTCGCCGATTACCGTTCCTTTCTTTTGGGAAAATTTATGGTGACTCTTTCGATCAGCATTCAAACCACCGTGGTCGGCTGGCAGATGTATCATCTGACCGGAAGCAATCTGCACGTGGGTTTTATCGGACTCGCGGAAGCGATTCCTTCGATCACGATGGCGTTGTTCTCGGGTTTGATCATCGATTCGTTTCCAAGAAAAAGAATCGTCAGTTCCGCGCTCGGTCTTTTATCCATATGTTCTTTGTTACTTTTGATATTAGTAATTCCGAATCTAAATTGGATCCTGAGAGATTACGGAGTGTATCCGATCTACGCAGTGATTTTTTTATCCGGAATCGCGAGAGGTTTTTTAAATCCGGCGACCGCCGCGTTTCAGACCCAACTTGTAAACAAGGAAACGTTTCCAAACGCGGCGACTTGGAGCGGAATCGCTTGGCAGACTTCTTTGGTTCTCGGACCTCTTACGGGGGGAATGTTGATCATTCTCGGTTTGAATTTTGCTTATACCGCGGATCTCGTTTTGATGAGCTCCGGTTTTATTTTGATGTTGCTCGTAAAAAGCCAACCGGTTCCGCCAAAACCGGAATCCAGCGAGACGATCTGGGAAAGCTTGAGCGGAGGTTGGAAATTTGTTTCCACACATCAGATCATTCTCGGCGCGATCTCTCTAGATCTTTTTGCGGTTCTTTTCGGAGGAGCAGTGGCCTTGCTTCCTTCCTTTACCGAAAGAATTTTGGGCCAGAGTCCCGAAATTTTCGGAATGCTTCGCTCCGCTCAGGGTGCGGGCGCCGTGTTGTGTGCTCTGTTTATCGCGGCACGACCTCCTAAAAAACATTCGGGATGGATTTTGTTGATCTGCGTTTTTGGTTTTGGGATTTGTATTATTCTTTTCGGTCTTTCCAACGATTATAGAATCGCCTTTCTCTGTCTCATGGCGGCGGGCGCGTTTGATATGGTGAGCGTGGTGATTCGACATACGATCGTTCAAATGCATACGCCGGATCACATGAGAGGTAGGGTTTCCGCGGTAAATCATATCTTTATCGGCTCCTCCAATGAAATCGGAGAATTTGAGTCCGGGGTCACGGCGGAATGGTTGGGGATACGAAGATCCATCGTGGCAGGCGGAGCGCTTACATTGTTGACGGTAGCGTTTGTGGGTGCGATCGCGCCTCGCCTTCGTAAAATGGAATTGAAAGACATCATGTGA